In Parus major isolate Abel chromosome 25LG1, Parus_major1.1, whole genome shotgun sequence, the genomic stretch GCATCAGTGGACGCACACAGGCGAGAGGCCCTATGAATGTGCTGAGTGTGGGAAGAGgtttcagagcagctccaggctcctcAGGCATGAGCGGATTCACACAGATGAGAGGCCCTTCCGCTGCTCTGACTGTGGGAAGGGCTTCAAAAATAACCCTGATCTCATCACCCACCGGCGCATTCACACCGGGGAGAGGCCCTATGAGTGTCCTGAGTGTGGGAAGAGATTCACCCAGAAGTCAAACCTCATTGTCCACAAGAGGACCCACACCGGCGAGAGGCCCTATGAATGTGGGGAATGTGGTAAGAGGTTCAGCCAGAGCTCAGAACTGATGCATCACAGGAGGATGCACTCTGGGGAGCGGCCTTACAAGTGTGGTgagtgtgggaagagcttcagTCGGAGCTCCAACCTGATCATCCACCAGAGGAGCCACACAGGGGAACGGCCCTACGAGTGTGAGGAGTGCCGGAAGAGGTTTCAGACCAGCTCAGATCTCCTCGTACATCAGCGGATTCACACAGATGAGAGGCCCTTCCGCTGCCCTGACTGTGGGAAGGGCTTCAAACTCAACTCCACCCTCATCACCCACCGGCGCatccacactggggagaggcCTTTTGAATGTCCCCAGTGTGGGAAGGGGTTCAAACAGAGGTCAGCCTTGAACCAACACCAACGGAGCAACCACTAAGGGAAGCCCTGCCAGTACCCTGAGTGCAGGAAGAGCTTtgtgtgctgctccagctccatccccctTGGGAGGATCCACACTGGATGATCTGTGTTGGAAAGGCATCTGGCTGGGGGCTCTGCATCCTCCTGGCTCCCTGTGGGCACCTGGTCACATCTACAAACCAACATCAGAAATCCATTGTGGACAGCAGATTTGTTGACTTCTGACCCCAGAAAAATCTCACTTTTTGCATCTTCTGGTGGCATCAAGAAACACTGGATGTCCTTGGAGGTTTTCTCTAACATAAATCCATTGTTTTAATTCTCTCTGGCCCTTTGGCATCTTCCACATCCAAACTGGGATGGATTGGGGCAAAACCCGTGATTCTGGAGACAGTGAGGTAGAAACCCctccaaaaatgttttttcccacCCACCCAAGCATGAGGATGCTCTGCCAGCAGGGACACATAAATCctttttttggctttgaaatGAAAAGGTTTCTGTTCATCCCTTTGAAACTCCTGAAACGGGTAAAAATGAAGACGTTGAACTAAGGCATGGATGGGGACATCTTGGGGACAGTGACATGGGTGGAGACATGGCCATGGATGGGGACATGAGGGGACTTGGATGGGGACATGGACATAGATAGAGACACGGCCATGGATGGGAACGTGGTAGGACGTGCACATGtgaggacacagccctgggtgGGGACATGAGGGGACATGAACATGGATGGTGATATGAACTGGGACAGCATCAGTGCCACCAACACCTTCATCTCAGCCATGGCAAAGCACTGCCTGATGCAGTTCCTACCACCACATCAACACTTTCACCACCAGTGTCCCAGCCAAATGTCATGCCCCATCAGGGCAGGATGGGGAACTTGTTCAGTTGGTGACAAGTGGGCCAGACATGAGTGACAGCCACCAAGGTGTGCCAGGGCCACCAAGCTCAGGGGACCCCAACCgcccctggggacagggcaAGGGTCAGTGTCACCCGTGGGGTCATGTGGCCCCCTGCTGGGTGTCACTGGAGGTGTCCTGATGGCAGCATCCCCACAGTTGTGGCGACATTGTCACCAGATGCGTGTCCTGGTGGCATCATGTCCCCTCCTCTCCGTATCTTCCCATCCCCCCACCATGGCTCCCTGTCACCCTTCTGTGTGTTCCTGtctgtcgccctgaaaactaAGCCTCCTAATCTTGTTCTCATAGTTTTAGctactttcccaggaaagtaactgtGAACTATAAACATAaacacattccttctaagaaactTCTTTGATGGACGTTTCGCATGACCAGTGTtattgggaaggtggtaacttaattatccaatccctggtcatcATCAAAGATCTATAAATACCGGagtcaaaaaataaagtttttttctttttcttgtcatACCACTGAGACGTGTTCATGTGAATCATTCCGTGTCCTTTAGCGACATCTGTCCTGCCCCAtgtctccctgtccctgttgtgagtccctgtcccctcccccaGTGTCTCTGTCCCCCACCCCCGGCAGGGCCAAAGTCCCCAAGGTCCCAGGGCCGTGTCCTgcagggtgtccctgtgtcctgcaggatgTTATcgtggctgctcctggatgaGCATCTGTGCCTACGCCAGCACAGGTGGGGACATGTCAAAACACCCTGTGACACCCCACGACATCCCATGACACCTTTTGTGCTCTGATTTTGGGTCCTTCCCCCTCCATTTTGGGTCCTTACCCCCTCTTTTGGATCCTTTCCCCCTGTTTTGGatcctttccctcttttccattCTTTCCCTCAGTTTTGGCTGCCCTCCCCTTGCTTTTGGCATATTTTTGGGTCCATCCCCACCCTCCAATGCCCTCCCCACCCCTTAGCCCCTGTtgcccctcctgccctgtcACCCCGGCTatgtccccagctgtgtccccaaCTGCTCCCCTGTGCCACATGGACTATCTTGAGAATGAAAAGTTTGTTAAAACAACAAACTATTCCTGGGTGAAAAACAAGTGCTCACCTGTGTGAGCACAGTGGGTCTGTCCCATGAGAATCAGTGAAGAAGATACGTAAACATCTGAGTGTCAGCACATACACACAAAACACCTTCTAACCAATTAATTGAATATCATGGAAACTACTAACCAATGGGAGTTCAACATGAGGTCtgtaaaaatgtacaaaaatgcATTCTGTGAATAAAGAATTGGCTTTTTCTGCATGACAAAATGGAGTTCTGGTTGATTTATTACAACAAGACCACCCCCGCTTTGGGGCACTGATGACAAATTGGCAGGTGGTGATGACAAAAAGTGCAGGTGCCACCTCAGGGATGGTGCAGAGAGGGGTCCCGTGGTGCCATCATGCCCCCACGCTGAGTGAGTGACAAAGGGGGGATCAGGGGAGTCCCCAGGGTGCTGGGAAGGAAGTGCAACAGGGGAAACGCGTTCGGTCCCACACCTGGGACACGGGTGGCAGGGCACTTGTCTCCCTGTCCCCCTGGCACCCTATCCCTGATCCATTGTGTGGGGACTGCCTGGGTGGGCAGCCAAAAAATTGGGACACGTGAATGGGCAGATTTGGGACTCCAAATATTGGGGACCCCTCAAAGTGGGAATGCCAGGTTGGGGATGTCCACCCCACCATGCCCAAGTCCAGTCCCTGGACTCCCCAAAGTGACTCCTCCCATTTCACCCCCACCCCCCACGCCCATGCAGAGACCCTCAAAATGCCTCCCCCAACCCCAGaaccccaaatccagccccaAAAATTTCACGTCCCATCCTACTACTCTCAAAGTCAGCCCCTGGACCTCCCAAAATGgcctctccccatcccaccacTCCCTAAATCCAGCCACTAACCCCCCAAGCTCAACTCTCCCACACCACACATGGAGATGGAAGCCAGGCCCGGCCACCCCCGGGCCCCCACCCTACTGAAGACCTACAAGTGGAGCACCACAATCACTGCCACCCCCAGAGGGGACCCCAAAAGGAGCGTGGGGTCCCCAGGGAGCTGTCGCTGGGCATGGCTGCAGGGCTTGAAACACTCCTAGAGCCACCCCAACACTGACAGCGACAGGGGTGGTGACAgaggtgtccccaaggccagTGAGCACTGGTCGCTGTTCCAGACAGTGTTTTCCACCCCCTCCAAGGTGTCCAAGGAGCCATGGGGACCCGAGGGGATGAGGCCACCCCTGCAGCAGTACCTGCACcactgggcaggaggaggggacaTGGcgacagcagagccagggcagagctggggacatAGGATGGGGCAGGTGAGGGGGCTACAGGGGTGGGAGAGTAGGGGGTGAGGGGTGGGGGTAATTTTGGGGTGATGGGGGGGGGGGTGATGGATTTTGGAGTGATTATGATGGGTGAGGGATGATGATGGGTGGGTGGAGATGGGAATGATTTTGGGGGTAATGGGTGGGGGGTTATGGGTTGTAGGGTGGGGGCAATTTTGGGGTGATGGGTGGGGGGGGATGACTTTTGgggtgatggtgatgatgatggggTGATGTGTTATGGGGTGTGGGGTGGGAGGTGCTGTCCTGGCCCAGCCACTCCCACAGGGGTGCCCTatccccactgtccccaggggctgctcccatgCGTCCCCatgctggggctggcactgacAGTGGCACTGGGACCTGGCCAAACTTGCTTGGCACAGGCGAAACTACCCATGCGTATGTATGgagccagcctggcctggccccaCACGTggtctgtcactgtcactgccaCCGGCATTGCCACCCCATGGACAAGtgtcccctggcactgccacgGTCATGTTGGCGTCTCCATGAGcatcccagcactggcagcagcacctccatGACCACATGTCCTGTGGTGTCATCACACCCATGAGGGCACTTCCATGGCCACCTGTCCCCCATCCTGGCACCCCTGGTGGCATGGCCAGGCCACATGTCTCCCATCATTGCCACACCCCCATGGGTGCACCCACGGGAGCACCCACACACTGTCCTCTCCCCTCTAATGTCTGGGGATGGTCACGGCCCCTGCTGAGCTGCCTTGTAAATGGCCTCTCTAATAGCAGCCAGTAAGGAAGAGCATGAAATTGTTACAGTGGCACCTACATGcagtttatttctttcatcCAAAGAAGTTAAGAAATATTGTAGGCAATGTACTTAGGAGGAGTGAAATGTTTGTGTTcaccaggctggcacagcttttTTCTGGAGTGAAAGCTGAGTGCTGGGTGCTGAAGTAATTTCAGAGAAACTCAGAATGTGCTGATTTGGAAGAGACCCatcaagatcattgagtccaactcttgCCCTGCGCAGAACACTACAATTCCACCATGggcctgagagcattgtccaagtGTTTCTTGTCCCAAGACAGACTTGGGGTTgggaccacttccctggggaccctgttccagtgcacaaCCCCCCTTCAGGTGAAAAAGTTTTTCCTGATATTCAACCTAACCCTCCCCGGACTCAGCTCAAGCCGTTTCCTCGAGTCCTGTCACTGATCATGAGAGTGAAGAGATTGGTATTGGCCCCTGCACTCAGGAAGATGTTGAGAGCTCAGTGATGTCTGACCTGAGTCtcttcttctccagctgaacaaacTAAGTgtcctcagctgttcctcacagagcctctccagacccttccccatccttgtgacctcctctggacactctgCAATGGCTTTATGTCTTTTCTGTATTGTGGTGTCACTcaaggtgaggccaccccagtgcagagcagagtgtgACAGTGCCCTCCCTGGCCCGGCTGCTGATGTTGGGCCTGGTGCCCCAGGACATGGTGGCACTTCAGACTGCCAGGGTATtgctgactcatgttcaacttgcccttggccagcacccccaggtctctccccacagctgctttccagcctctccttccccagtcCATACACCCAGCAGTGTCCCATCCCAGGGGCAGAATCTGACCCTTCCCTTGTTAAATTCTACACAGCTGGTGACTGCCCATCTCTGTGagttctctctgcagagcctctctGGCCTCCAAGCAGTTGACAGCTCCTCCCAATAAATTTACTGATTATCCCTTAAAGTCCTGTGTTCAGGTTGTTAAcaaagatgttgaagagcagGGGGCCCTGCAGAACCCACTGGTGACCACTGCTAGTGTAGTGTCACCCCAGCCACTGTCACCCTTGGTGCCTGACCCATGAGCCAGTTGCTTACCCATCACAAATGTGTTTATCCACCTATGTGGTGGACACTTTGTCCAGAAGCATTCAGGCAGACACAGTACCAAAAGGTCTGCTGAAATCCAGAAAGATTCCATCTTGGAATCACATCATCCATGACTTTCCCAGATCAACCAAGTGGGTTACCCTGTCACAGAAGAAACTCAGATTTCACAAGCAGGACTTTCCCCTTATAAAGCCATGCTGACTCTGATTCCTGTATTGTTCTCCAGGTGTTTTCAATACTATCCAGAATAAACTTTTCCTTGATTTTATTGGGTATTGAAGTGAAACTGACAGGCCTGTAATTTCTGGGGTCCTCCTTGCCGTTCTTGAAAATCAGGAAACATTTGTCAGCTTCCAGTCAGCTGGGACCTCTCAAATCCAGATCTGAATTCTGTCTTTGCTCTGATTTCTCCAGGGGAAGCAGCCTGCTCACACCCAAATGTTTGAGTTTCTATTCTC encodes the following:
- the LOC107214548 gene encoding zinc finger protein 239-like; the protein is MAQEPLADKEQWTETRGDRSLQQNLVEEAVLSDATAQEFNGEEKPQRSCTKTGCKRRSQGSKEEKPTLGRGGGHSLELRVHEQVHSGEKLYRCGECGKSFSRSSTLIHHRRIHTGERPYECGECGKSYRNSFDLINHQRSHTGERPYECGECGKSFQRSSSLLKHQWTHTGERPYECAECGKRFQSSSRLLRHERIHTDERPFRCSDCGKGFKNNPDLITHRRIHTGERPYECPECGKRFTQKSNLIVHKRTHTGERPYECGECGKRFSQSSELMHHRRMHSGERPYKCGECGKSFSRSSNLIIHQRSHTGERPYECEECRKRFQTSSDLLVHQRIHTDERPFRCPDCGKGFKLNSTLITHRRIHTGERPFECPQCGKGFKQRSALNQHQRSNH